GCGACAAGTACCACCTTGGTGTGCTTCATCCCAATTAAGATGGTCTGAGGGAATAACAGCCGGCTGATGATCAGCAGCAAATAAACCATAAACACATCGGAACTCCGGTTAAAACTCCGGTTAAAAAGGAATGGATATAACCAGTTTGCAAAAAACAGGATCACGATGGAAATGGGATATAGGATGTGCATGAGTTTTTTAGACTTGACCTTGATATCGTGCAAAGACTTTTTTATTTGCTGGGGAGTGGAAAATTCCTTTAGCATTCCGCTATTCAATCCGTTTGCAAGCATCACAACCAGGGGAAGTTCTTTGGCCCCATATCTAAAAATCGCAAATTTGGCAGCATCAAATTTATAGGAAACAATCAATCCATCAACATACTGCGCCGATCCGCTCAATAATGTACTGATAATTAAAGGAAAACCGAGCATCAGGTGTTCTTTGATAAACGGAAAAGAAATTTTAAATTCCGCATATTTTTTCAATAAAGCGATCATCCAGATTAACCTGACAACAGAGATAAAAATCAGGCCCCAAATGGCCACTTCAACTCCCTGGCCGATAATAATGGGAACTGTAACACAAATAAGCTGAAGTCCAAAGGTTGAAAAGCCATAATCAAGAATCTTTACCGGCTTATTTCTCAGCATGTACAGGTATTCAATGAGGTTGGACGGATTATTGACCAATATATAAATGATCATTTCATTCATATAAGGTATAGGTTCGGATCCCTGGCCGAAAAGGCGCAACCTCCCTTTAAAAATCAGAAGGAAGAGAGCAAAAAAGCAGCTGAATACCGTAAGCAGCAGAAAAGCATTAAA
The window above is part of the Bacteroidota bacterium genome. Proteins encoded here:
- a CDS encoding polysaccharide biosynthesis C-terminal domain-containing protein, with the protein product FNAFLLLTVFSCFFALFLLIFKGRLRLFGQGSEPIPYMNEMIIYILVNNPSNLIEYLYMLRNKPVKILDYGFSTFGLQLICVTVPIIIGQGVEVAIWGLIFISVVRLIWMIALLKKYAEFKISFPFIKEHLMLGFPLIISTLLSGSAQYVDGLIVSYKFDAAKFAIFRYGAKELPLVVMLANGLNSGMLKEFSTPQQIKKSLHDIKVKSKKLMHILYPISIVILFFANWLYPFLFNRSFNRSSDVFMVYLLLIISRLLFPQTILIGMKHTKVVLVASIIEIILNVSLSLFFIPYYGIVGVALATVFVYIIEKVVLICFNYFKFHINPNDYIPWGVYLTYTSILVLVFVLIDHRIINFVYS